The proteins below come from a single Cryptococcus gattii WM276 chromosome D, complete sequence genomic window:
- a CDS encoding uncharacterized protein (Similar to TIGR gene model, INSD accession AAW43366.1), protein MALPPSLHVHPHFNAEEAAHVVTGFVSSLENLPGEVTFLLEEIREKDHLEYVQRINSRHMSLTKTVKSLASLPPSTATFPLPIPPGSLLPTSHLSQKEAQSLAKIQNEWAQVLTLQDEKVKLAERLERVVLRAKERARHQWVKVGGMEIEEVEKWTGTGELGNGEVVLPPYGLGSGIDGRPAKKRKPNIPSLSTNQTKQTINSSVSMPPPPPPSRPSLSARSSHSNVPSASHTHTSSLAQPGPRSRRVSVASDEDADGEPDEGDTDMVDGADAEGETDETLYCICRQKSYGEMIGCDCDKCHYEWFHVKCVNISGPLPDTWYCPDCVARYGFSNDKGNKKSRKK, encoded by the exons atggctcttcctccatccctTCATGTACATCCCCATTTCAatgcagaagaagctgcCCACGTAGTCACTGGATTTGTCTCGA GCCTAGAAAATCTTCCTGGTGAAGTCACGTTCTTGCTTGAAGAGATCCGTGAGAAAGAC CATTTAGAATATGTTCAACGTATAAACTCCCGACATATGTCATTGACAAAGACCGTTAAATCCCTCgcatctcttcctccttcaACTGCTACTTTTCCTCTGCCTATACCCCCTGGATCATTGCTGCCAACTTCTCACCTGTCCCAAAAAGAAGCGCAATCGCTTGCTAAAATACAAAATGAATGGGCTCAGGTTCTCACTCTGCAAGACGAGAAAGTCAAGCTTGCTGAACGGCTTGAGCGAGTAGTATTACGTGCAAAAGAACGTGCAAGACATCAATGGGTCAAGGTCGGCGGTATGGAAATTGAGGAGGTGGAAAAGTGGACTGGAACTGGAGAACTGGGCAATGGTGAGGTTGTACTTCCACCCTATGGATTAGGTAGTGGAATAGATGGTCGACCGGCCAAGAAACGTAAACCAAATATCCCGTCTTTGTCTACGAATCAAACAAAACAGACAATAAATTCCAGCGTCTCGATGCCTCCTCCCCCGCCCCCCTCAAGACCATCATTATCCGCAAGATCATCACATTCCAACGTCCCTTCTGCTTCTCATACCCACACATCTTCCCTCGCGCAGCCTGGTCCTCGTTCCAGGCGAGTGTCAGTTGCCTCCGATGAGGATGCAGACGGGGAACCTGATGAAGGAGATACGGATATGGTTGATGGAGCTGATGCGGAAGGGGAGACGGATGAAACTCTCTATTGTATCTGTCGACAGAAGAGCTATGGTGAAATGATTGGGTGTGATTGTGATAAGTGTCATTATGAATGG TTCCACGTCAAATGCGTTAACATCAGTGGGCCACTGCCAGACACGTGGTACTGTCCCGATTGTGTCGCCAGGTATGGCTTTTCAAATGACAAGGGCAACAAAAAATCTCGCAAGAAGTAA
- a CDS encoding Hypothetical protein (Similar to SGTC gene model, INSD accession EAL21515.1; CNBD2090), translating into MKQDQTCAPFGHRLLSTKRLPEGSGFEKDASHLAHVQALTSSSTSPIPISQVIQILQQTSGDLVTLVQLVSDLEKGDLAYMQEALRYLLPCIGRRRMAVLLPRVLDIWMEKVDVEIEKGRVEQAQVQSWYYQIVKKLSHFINIPGESKHQSHQSALPGNVKKQVVRLISHLIDILTLFPSTSVQRPCIKLSLLELLFKRRYLSTELRVILTKHCVEHGIELSARMWHECVMASLSEGDIKMVRKLEKKKHTALDKETEAQGYVREELRSHRKSNPRRLRKVADLISRLQIANTDLSHEKLFQVLEPYLDPQLLESPPSLSSDLSADKELSHIAQHACMPAKYTTGRTLTPIMHGLLRRGEGPRAWSIWRELLSKESQSEKRGEKGLFVDRVSLSVGAQICHGIASLDSAIEMVDLWAHRPWQPPPVHGQMENSVYLDTQCVNILLTLCQSDGATSTAFRLWKAALPRWGVYLDHISLKILIDVARYHSIHRKSVQPDADVFKERLRQMVDGFSLWGHGHMVEGTAEAYDAYEDAGFAKGSTSVLLAPSGNSSAREKEDWRLEKPWQMARVIFRQVVLGNWPHLRETRSPLDEVDQSTFDKFTSLFDGDLHIPRHVSPNKPRELNQDSLPDPNARYTHIIPTASTFHSYISLLGYYNYQHEIPVALAWMKALSIVPAWFTMRLALMHICEAEGPRRWVRGWGKEGKGRLVRDEEIMRRWLEEWLLQEDSGGNGRLGDNWTDKVPSEEEVAAFRRMFAERNQRITA; encoded by the exons ATGAAGCAGGACCAAACTTGCGCGCCTTTTGGTCACAGACTTCTATCGACAAAAAGATTACCCGAAGGGAGTGGTTTCGAAAAGGACGCCAGCCACTTGGCTCACGTTCAGGCTCTTacctcctcttcaactTCTCCGATTCCAATTTCGCAAGTCATTCAAATCCTCCAACAGACTTCGGGCGACTTGGTGACTCTGGTTCAACTTGTATCAGACTTAGAAAAGGGCGACCTAGCATACATGCAAGAGGCACTGAGGTATCTACTACCGTGTATAGGAAGGCGAAGGATGGCTGTCCTACTTCCTCGTGTATTGGATATCTGGATGGAAAAGGTTGATGTTGAAATAGAAAAAGGTCGCGTAGAACAGGCACAAGTCCAGAGCTGGTATTATCAAATCGTCAAAAAGCTTTCCCATTTTATCAACATTCCTGGAGAATCCAAACATCAATCTCATCAAAGCGCTCTTCCTGGAAATGTCAAGAAGCAAGTTGTTCGCCTCATTTCTCACCTCATCGACATCCTCACACTCTTTCCATCCACTTCAGTACAACGCCCCTGCATCAAGTTATCTCTACTCGAACTCTTGTTCAAGAGGCGGTACTTGTCTACCGAATTAAGGGTTATCTTGACGAAACACTGCGTTGAGCATGGCATAGAGCTGAGCGCCAGGATGTGGCATGAGTGTGTGATGGCTTCTCTCTCAGAGGGAGATATTAAAATGGTCAGGAAATTagagaagaaaaagcaTACAGCTTTGGACAAGGAGACCGAGGCTCAGGGCTATGTTCGTGAAGAACTCAGAAGTCACAGGAAGTCCAATCCGAGAAGACTACGCAAAGTCGCAGATCTCATATCCCGGCTGCAAATCGCCAATACTGATTTGTCCCACGAGAAGCTTTTTCAGGTTCTTGAACCATACCTCGATCCACAATTGCTGGAATCCCCTCCTTCTTTGTCCAGTGATTTATCAGCTGACAAAGAACTCTCGCATATCGCACAACATGCCTG CATGCCAGCGAAGTATACAACTGGGCGCACCCTCACCCCCATAATGCATGGGTTAttgaggagaggagagggtCCCAGAGCATGGTCAATTTGGCGTGAACTCCTATCGAAGGAGAGCCAGTCAGAAAAACGAGGTGAAAAGGGATTGTTCGTGGACCGGGTGTCCCTATCAGTGGGAGCTCAGATATGTCATGGCATCGCAAGCTTGGACAGTGCAATAGAAATGGTAGATCTATGGGCTCATCGTCCATGGCAGCCACCGCCTGTTCATGGACAGATGGAAAATTCAGTCTATCTCGATACCCAATGCGTCAACATCCTTCTTACCCTTTGCCAAAGCGATGGCGCCACCAGCACGGCATTTCGTTTGTGGAAAGCCGCTCTTCCTCGATGGGGAGTTTACCTTGATCATATCTCTCTCAAGATACTTATCGATGTTGCTCGATATCATAGCATACACCGCAAAAGCGTGCAACCAGACGCTGATGTTTTTAAAGAAAGATTGCGTCAAATGGTAGATGGCTTCAGCCTCTGGGGACATGGGCATATGGTGGAAGGCACTGCCGAGGCCTATGACGCGTACGAGGATGCAGGATTTGCGAAGGGTTCGACATCGGTGCTTCTTGCTCCATCCGGCAATTCTAGCGCCCGCGAAAAAGAAGATTGGAGGCTCGAGAAGCCATGGCAAATGGCACGGGTGATATTTCGACAGGTTGTGCTTGGAAATTGGCCGCATCTGCGAGAAACTCGATCTCCGCTAGATGAGGTCGATCAATCTACATTTGATAAATTCACCTCATTATTCGATGGTGATTTGCATATCCCCCGCCATGTTTCGCCGAATAAACCTCGGGAACTAAACCAGGACAGCCTCCCGGATCCAAACGCACGATATACCCACATCATTCCGACTGCCTCGACTTTCCATTCTTACATATCCCTTTTGGGATATTACAATTATCAGCATGAAATTCCTGTTGCTTTAGCGTGGATGAAAGCGCTTTCTATCGTACCCGCGTGGTTCACGATGAGGTTGGCGTTAATGCATATATGTGAAGCCGAGGGACCCAGGCGGTGGGTTCGGGGGTGGggcaaagaaggaaagggaagacTAGTCAGAGATGAGGAAATAATGAGGCGATGGCTAGAGGAATGGCTGCTACAGGAGGATAGCGGCGGAAATGGACGGTTGGGAGATAATTGGACAGATAAAGTGCCCagtgaagaggaagtggCCGCTTTTAGGAGGATGTTTGCGGAAAGGAATCAGAGAATCACGGCATAG
- a CDS encoding uncharacterized protein (Similar to TIGR gene model, INSD accession AAW43285.1) encodes MSALAARRAAEAAANSKPEQPASSIEKISVPGVLTPPSPKRRKTRQTSPKPPSEAGYSGDVSSSRQFSLAAESLAEKGTGRFSPSAPSSDNGTSSSSVGDSDEDMAQEDVFEERDMINGARDQRKASVTTHMSAPGPSKRLDPVRMDITSQFNPKDNVNLCRITEGQLASAGINDGHPGPGVIVSLAQNESLAIAGLFLLTPLQHALSIYSTVLSPSLSSFPVYAPTSHPLPVISPASTQASGISPVLNNIEFPLSFQKDFDRTLLLIRENRCGIDGLRNGTVPGFSNIWLEDSGSWELRGVHPVVGSFPVPVYPYYTPPSWSRAISSLSSSDDDLQTPFVGLVKGPKRSGKSTFARALINNLLRRFQKVAWLECDLGQGEFGCGAVVGLWILDKPVLGPPFTHPLLPSRSHYLGTYTPLTCPDEYLAAIRHLIEHYKYELQYTSEYSALHTALDDKIGTHVPLVINTQGWMKGLGEDLLNAIESMAQPTRVFSFESQPEEIYSGQGWTSTPPWQAAQLPYDPAYPTTFPVETESTQTYTLETAPVSALQARYTPADLRVLSTITYFHASLHPTQSIPVTWDLSSPLVCKIPWEVELGTGKALEKVYLIGEGSEGVLEEDLPIALNGAIVALAEMLGGYEDQPVVYEQGRSPPPADSINFLGLAVIRSLSSANSVDSGLKLQLLTPLPPSYLSRVRILIKNGALELPLPGMTDWRRGGINEEGMLGKGWEEVPFLDVGGPDIIGGERRRFRKNIMRKGM; translated from the exons ATGTCCGCTCTTGCAGCTAGAAGGGCTGCAGAAGCTGCAGCCAACTCCAAACCAGAGCAACCTGCCTCCTCTATCGAAAAGATATCAGTTCCCGGTGTCTTGACCCCGCCATCTCCAAAGAGACGCAAAACCAGACAGACATCTCCAAAACCCCCTTCAGAAGCTGGATACTCGGGTGACGTATCAAGCTCTCGGCAATTTTCCCTGGCAGCTGAATCATTAGCCGAGAAAGGAACAGGACGATTTTCTCCAAGTGCACCTAGTAGCGACAATGGCACATCGAGCTCCTCGGTCGGGGACAGTGACGAAGATATGGCTCAGGAAGATGTATTCGAAGAGAGAGATATGATTAATGGAGCAAGGGATCAGCGTAAAGCGTCTGTGACTACCCATATGTCTGCTCCTGGTCCTTCAAAAAG GCTGGATCCGGTGCGCATGGACATTACATCTCAGTTCAATCCGAAGGATAATGTGAACCTCTGCAGGATTACCGAGGGGCAGCTTGCTTCTGCTGGGATAAATGACGGGCACCCTGGCCCTGGAGTTATCGTTAGCCTTGCTCAAAATGAA AGCCTTGCGATTGCCGgccttttccttcttaCTCCATTACAACATGCCTTATCTATCTACTCTACCGTTCTCTCGCCATCATTGTCTTCTTTTCCTGTTTATGCTCCTACGtctcatcctctccctGTCATTTCTCCGGCCTCTACCCAAGCATCGGGTATCTCGCCCGTCTTAAATAATATCGAGTTTCCCCTGTCCTTTCAAAAGGACTTTGATAGAACACTGCTGCTCATAAGGGAGAATAGGTGCGGAATAGATGGCTTGCGGAATGGAACAGTCCCAGGTTTTTCAAATATCTGGCTAGAGGATAGTGGGTCATGGGAATTAAGAGGAGTGCACCCT GTCGTCGGTTCCTTTCCTGTCCCTGTATATCCATACTACACACCTCCATCCTGGTCGCGTGCCATATCATCTCTTTCATCCTCTGATGATGACCTTCAAACTCCTTTCGTTGGTCTTGTCAAAGGCCCTAAGCGGAGCGGCAAGTCAACTTTTGCCAGAGCATTGATCAACAACTTGCTCAGACGTTTTCAGAAAGTTGCCTGGCTGGAATGTGATTTAGGACAAGGTGAATTTGGATGCGGAGCTGTTGTTGGACTTTGGATCTTGGACAAGCCCGTATTGG GGCCTCCTTTCACGCATCCATTGCTACCTTCAAGATCTCACTATCTTGGCACTTATACGCCTCTTACTTGTCCTGATGAGTACCTTGCCGCAATACGTCATCTCATCGAGCATTACAAATATGAGCTACAATATACCTCCGAATACTCAGCTCTTCATACAGCTCTTGATGACAAGATCGGTACACATGTGCCTCTCGTAATCAATACTCAGGGTTGGATGAAAGGTCTCGGTGAAGATCTTCTCAATGCCATCGAGAGTATGGCACAGCCTACGCGAGTGTTTTCTTTTGAATCACAGCCAGAAGAAATTTACAGCGGCCAGGGATGGACCAGTACTCCCCCTTGGCAAGCCGCTCAACTTCCTTATGATCCAGCCTATCCGACCACTTTCCCAGTAGAGACTGAAAGTACGCAAACCTATACCCTCGAAACTGCCCCTGTCTCAGCCCTTCAAGCTAGGTATACCCCAGCTGATCTTCGTGTTCTGTCGACGATCACTTATTTTCACGCGTCACTGCATCCAACGCAGTCTATCCCTGTCACTTGGGATTTGTCTTCGCCCCTTGTGTGCAAGATACCGTGGGAGGTAGAGCTTGGTACTGGAAAAGCCCTTGAAAAGGTCTACTTGATCGGCGAGGGGAGCGAGGGCGTTCTTGAGGAGGATTTGCCAATCGCGCTCAATGGTGCAATCGTCGCTTTAGCGGAAATGCTGGGAGGCTATGAAGATCAGCCAGTAGTATATGAACAAGGCAGATCACCGCCTCCCGCAGACTCAATTAATTTTTTGGGTCTTGCTGTGATTCGATCGCTTTCTTCGGCAAACTCCGTGGATTCTGGTTTAAAATTGCAGCTTCTGActccccttcctccatcttATCTCTCTCGAGTTCGCATCCTCATCAAGAATGGTGCACTCGAATTGCCGCTTCCCGGTATGACTGATTGGCGTAGAGGCGGTATCAATGAGGAAGGGATGCTGGGAAAGGGTTGGGAAGAAGTACCTTTCCTAGATGTAGGGGGCCCGGATATAATAGGaggggagaggagaagattcAGAAAGAACATTATGAGGAAGGGGATGTGA
- a CDS encoding Methionyl-tRNA synthetase, putative; Mes1p (Similar to TIGR gene model, INSD accession AAW43281.1), producing the protein MSVRNIREYEGLLMNIHDPSKGPVLPKDGQRNVLITSALPYVNNVPHLGNIIGSTLSADVFARYNRTLNVPTLYICGTDEYGTATETKALEEGVTPYELCTKFHKLHTEIYEWFQISFDKWGRTSTPEHTEITQGIYKRLHDNGLFRLETSDQTYCEDDELFLADRFVEGTCPNCGYDDARGDQCDKCALTFSSPTQLINPRCKRNKAHTLSVRPSTHACYRLDLLQPRLVEWMQDARVKGKWGTNAVITDKGEIVEPRMLGEGLRPSAVTRDLKWGVEVPKVGDEEEDKAMEGKVIYVWFDAPIGYPSITATYTDKWEKWWKNPDNVELYQFMGKDNVYFHTVLFPATLLGTKEPWTMLHTISSTQYLNYEDTKFSKSRNIGVFGNNARETGQPPEVWRYYLLSQRPENSDSSFLWSKFIAANNNELLANLGNFVNRVVKFINAKLDSKVPGPEGFAGGEVVPPSDSSDFDFVTDVNTRLKEYREQMDDTKLRGGLATAMALSARGNQYLQENSLDNALLASKPERCAEVLLNAVNLIYILSVVFHPFMPNTSEGILRQLNAPARSLPTKFSIDILPGHVLGKAEYLFKKIDNVNGEQEKKWQRQYGGDAVVADQVVPPGPGGHPEGGKVPKAKDISAESKKAAHEARKAQLAKEKKAAQAAADAKKTPEEKELEAKVEAQGKKLAAIKKGLEEGDAEEEMSVAKSLKTELAELRKRLKGITI; encoded by the exons ATGTCTGTCCGGAATATTAGAGAATATGAGGGACTTCTCATGAACATTCATGACCCCTCTAAGGGCCCAGT CCTCCCAAAGGACGGACAAAGGAATGTCCTTATCACTTCTGCTTTACCTT ATGTGAACAACGTACCACACCTTGGCAACATCATCGG CTCTACTCTCTCCGCGGACGTTTTCGCAAGATACAATCGGACACTCAACGTGCCCACCCTCTAC ATTTGCGGAACCGATGAGTATGGAACCGCTACCGAGACGAAG GCCTTAGAAGAGGGTGTCACCCCATACGAACTTTGTACCAAATTCCACAAATTACATACGGAGATTTACGA ATGGTTCCAGATCAGCTTCGACAAATGGGGGCGTACTTCGACTCCAGAACATACTGAGATTACCCAGGGAATTTACAAGCGCCTCCATGATAACGGGCTTTTCCGTCTGGAAACCAGCGACCAGACTTATTGCGAAGATGACGAACTTTTTTTGGCTGATCGCTTTGTGGAAGGCACTTGTCCTAATTGCGGCTATGAC GATGCCCGAGGTGACCAGTGTGACAAGTGCGCACTCACCTTTTCATCCCCTACTCAACTTATCAACCCTCGCTGCAAACGCAACAAGGCACACACCCTTTCTGTTCGGCCTTCTACGCATGCCTGCTATCGTTTGGACCTGCTCCAACCTCGGCTGGTTGAGTGGATGCAAGACGCTCGTGTCAAGGGAAAGTGGGGAACGAATGCGGTCATCACTGATAAAGGGGAGATCGTGGAGCCGAGGATGCTAGGAGAAGGTTTGAGGCCTAGTGCCGTAACGAGAGATTTGAAATGGGGTGTTGAAGTTCCGAAAGTCggagacgaagaggaggataaGGCCATGGAGGGCAAAGTAATCT ATGTCTGGTTCGATGCTCCTATTGGCTATCCTTCGATCACAGCAACCTACACCGACAAATGGGAGAAATGGTGGAAAAACCCTGACAATGTGGAGCTCTATCAATTCATGGGCAAAGACA ACGTTTATTTCCATACCGTTCTATTTCCAGCTACGCTGCTCGGTACCAAAGAACCCTGGACCATGCTTCATACCATCTCTAGCACTCAGTATTTGAACTATGAAGATACAAAGTTCAGCAAGAGTAGGAATATTGGTGTGTTTGGCAACAATGCACGAGAGACAGGACAGCCCCCTGAGGTTTGGAGGTATTATCTCCTCTCCCAGCGACCGGAGAACAGCGACTCGTCCTTCTTGTGGTCCAAATTCATTGCCGCTAACAACAATGAGCTCTTGGCCAACCTGGGCAACTTTGTCAACCGA GTTGTCAAATTCATCAACGCGAAACTCGATTCTAAGGTGCCTGGCCCGGAAGGTTTTGCCGGTGGCGAAGTTGTCCCCCCTTCTGATTCTTCAGATTTCGATTTTGTGACCGATGTCAACACCCGCCTCAAAGAATATCGCGAACAAATGGATGACACTAAACTTCGCGGTGGTCTTGCAACTGCAATGGCTCTTTCTGCTCGTGGTAACCAATACCTACAAGAAAATTCTTTGGACAATGCCCTTCTTGCGAGCAAACCTGAGCGATGTGCCGAGGTTTTGCTCAATGCCGTCAACCTCATTTATATCTTGAGCGTGGTGTTCCACCCCTTTATGCCAAACACTTCTGAAGGTATATTGCGGCAACTCAACGCTCCTGCCCGATCTCTCCCTACCAAATTCTCTATCGACATTCTTCCGGGTCATGTTTTGGGCAAAGCCGAATATTTGTTCAAGAAGATTGATAACGTCAATGGAGAGCAGGAGAAAAAGTGGCAAAGGCAATATGGAGGGGATGCGGTGGTGGCAGATCAGGTTGTGCCACCGGGCCCCGGCGGTCACCCCGAGGGGGGCAAAGTTCCAAAAGCCAAGGATATCAGCGCAGAATCCAAAAAGGCTGCGCACGAGGCTCGCAAAGCCCAACTTGCTAAAGAAAAGAAGGCTGCTCaggctgctgctgatgcGAAGAAGACTCCtgaagagaaggagttGGAGGCAAAGGTGGAGGCTCAAGGCAAGAAGCTAGCAGCGATTAAGAAGGGGCTAGAAGAAGGTGATGccgaggaagagatgagCGTCGCGAAGAGTTTGAAAACTGAGTTGGCTGAATTACGAAAGAGACTGAAAGGAATTACCATTTAG